A genomic region of Tsukamurella pulmonis contains the following coding sequences:
- the rfbC gene encoding dTDP-4-dehydrorhamnose 3,5-epimerase has product MNVTPLPITGAFVLDPIVRPDARGEFFELFKASAFREATGHELVVAQTNVSVNRVGAVRGIHYADVPPGQAKLVACLHGAVLDVIVDLRVGSPTFGAVETVRLDAEGHRTVYLAEGLGHGFCALTDGAVVAYHVSSEYNPSAEHGVDPLDPDLNIAWPEEVPPILSEKDTAAPSLAQARAAGALPRWLG; this is encoded by the coding sequence GTGAACGTCACGCCGCTGCCGATCACCGGCGCCTTCGTGCTCGACCCGATCGTCCGCCCGGACGCGCGCGGCGAGTTCTTCGAGCTGTTCAAGGCCTCCGCCTTCCGCGAGGCCACCGGCCATGAGCTCGTCGTCGCGCAGACCAACGTCTCGGTCAACCGCGTGGGTGCGGTGCGCGGCATCCATTACGCCGATGTCCCTCCGGGGCAGGCGAAGCTGGTGGCGTGTCTGCACGGCGCAGTCCTCGACGTGATCGTCGACCTGCGGGTCGGCTCGCCCACCTTCGGCGCGGTCGAGACGGTGCGTCTCGACGCCGAGGGGCACCGCACCGTCTACCTCGCGGAGGGGCTGGGCCACGGTTTCTGCGCCCTGACCGACGGCGCCGTCGTCGCCTATCACGTCTCCTCCGAGTACAACCCGTCCGCGGAGCACGGCGTCGACCCGCTCGATCCCGACCTGAACATCGCGTGGCCCGAAGAGGTTCCGCCGATCCTCTCCGAGAAGGACACGGCGGCACCGTCGCTGGCTCAGGCGCGGGCGGCCGGGGCCCTGCCCCGCTGGCTCGGCTGA
- the rfbA gene encoding glucose-1-phosphate thymidylyltransferase RfbA: MRGIILAGGTGSRLHPITVGVSKQLLPVYDKPMIHYPLSTLMLAGIREILVVTTPADADQFRRLLGDGAQFGVQISYVVQERPDGLAQAFVLGADFIGDQTVALILGDNIFYGPGLGTQLRRFDGVDGGAVFAYRVADPRAYGVIEFDDAGRAIGFEEKPERPRSQYAVPGLYFYDPSVVEVARGLRPSARGEYEITDVNQHYLREGRLSVEVLPRGTAWLDTGTFDALADATGYVRAVEQRQGTKIGAPEEVAWRSGFIDDAQLREHADRLSKSGYGAYLHGLLEEGR; encoded by the coding sequence ATGCGAGGGATCATCCTGGCCGGCGGGACCGGAAGCCGGCTGCACCCGATCACCGTCGGCGTCAGTAAGCAGTTGCTACCGGTCTACGACAAGCCGATGATCCACTACCCGCTCTCGACCCTTATGCTGGCGGGAATCCGCGAGATCCTGGTGGTCACCACTCCCGCGGACGCCGATCAGTTCCGCCGGCTCCTCGGTGACGGCGCGCAGTTCGGCGTGCAGATCAGCTACGTCGTGCAGGAGCGGCCGGACGGCCTGGCGCAGGCCTTCGTCCTCGGCGCCGATTTCATCGGCGATCAGACCGTGGCGCTGATCCTGGGGGACAACATCTTCTACGGTCCGGGCCTGGGTACCCAGCTGCGCCGCTTCGACGGTGTCGACGGTGGTGCGGTGTTCGCCTACCGGGTGGCCGACCCGCGCGCCTACGGGGTCATCGAGTTCGACGATGCCGGCCGTGCGATCGGCTTCGAGGAGAAGCCGGAGCGGCCGCGCTCGCAGTACGCGGTGCCCGGCCTGTACTTCTACGACCCCTCCGTCGTCGAGGTGGCGCGGGGGCTGCGGCCCTCGGCACGCGGCGAGTACGAGATCACCGACGTCAACCAGCACTACCTGCGCGAGGGGCGGCTCTCGGTCGAGGTGCTCCCGCGCGGCACCGCGTGGCTCGACACCGGCACCTTCGACGCCCTCGCGGACGCCACCGGTTACGTGCGCGCCGTGGAACAGCGGCAGGGCACCAAGATCGGCGCGCCCGAGGAAGTGGCGTGGCGGTCCGGCTTCATCGACGACGCGCAGCTGCGCGAGCACGCGGACCGGCTCAGCAAATCGGGGTACGGCGCCTACCTGCACGGTCTGCTGGAGGAGGGCCGGTGA
- a CDS encoding alpha/beta hydrolase family protein, whose amino-acid sequence MNKKQWALVVIALVAALTVPLGVRIAVANTFAFDEQRVSIPVTDALAAGGTAADAHTGGRLDAVLTTPKGTTGRHGLVVFVHGDGAANASRDDAYRPLWEAFAKAGYATLAWNKAGVGGAPGNWLDQSLADRGAEVAAALDWARTRPEIDPARMGAWGVSQGGWVLPPIAAKRPDLRFLVLVGAAVNWLRQGGFNLRSDLRDASDQERQQVLARRAANVALLERGATYREYLESKVDGEPMSEDRYGFVLRNFRADATADIHRIGVPTLLLLGSADRNVDTAETARVYAAQMRPGLLTEQTFPGATHSLTRDDIEYRSTDPRVIAQAVVAPRSIYAPGYLDRLTAFAEQWRAVTE is encoded by the coding sequence ATGAACAAGAAGCAGTGGGCTCTCGTCGTCATCGCCCTCGTCGCCGCTCTGACGGTGCCGCTCGGGGTGCGGATCGCAGTGGCGAACACCTTCGCCTTCGACGAGCAGCGGGTCAGCATTCCCGTCACCGACGCGCTCGCCGCGGGCGGCACGGCCGCCGACGCGCATACCGGCGGTCGGCTCGACGCCGTGCTGACCACGCCCAAGGGCACGACGGGCCGCCACGGCCTCGTCGTATTCGTGCACGGCGACGGTGCCGCGAACGCCTCGCGCGACGACGCCTACCGCCCGCTGTGGGAGGCCTTCGCCAAGGCCGGGTACGCGACCCTCGCGTGGAACAAGGCCGGGGTCGGCGGCGCCCCGGGCAACTGGCTGGACCAGTCCCTCGCCGACCGCGGCGCCGAGGTCGCCGCCGCCCTCGACTGGGCGCGCACCCGGCCCGAGATCGATCCGGCCCGGATGGGCGCGTGGGGCGTGAGCCAGGGCGGGTGGGTGCTGCCGCCGATCGCGGCGAAGCGTCCGGACCTGCGGTTCCTCGTCCTCGTCGGCGCGGCGGTGAACTGGCTGCGGCAGGGCGGGTTCAACCTGCGCAGCGACCTGCGCGACGCGTCCGATCAGGAACGACAGCAGGTCCTCGCCCGGCGGGCCGCGAACGTCGCGCTGCTCGAGCGCGGCGCGACCTACCGCGAGTACCTGGAGTCGAAGGTCGACGGGGAACCGATGAGCGAAGACCGCTACGGCTTCGTCCTGCGCAACTTCCGCGCCGACGCAACGGCCGACATCCACCGGATCGGCGTTCCCACCCTCCTGCTCCTCGGCAGCGCCGACCGCAACGTCGACACCGCGGAGACCGCGCGCGTCTACGCCGCGCAGATGCGGCCCGGCCTGCTCACCGAACAGACCTTCCCCGGCGCGACGCACAGCCTCACCCGCGACGACATCGAGTACCGCAGCACGGACCCGCGCGTGATCGCGCAGGCCGTCGTCGCGCCGCGCTCGATCTACGCGCCCGGATACCTCGACCGGCTCACCGCCTTCGCCGAGCAGTGGCGGGCGGTCACGGAATGA